The Elaeis guineensis isolate ETL-2024a chromosome 13, EG11, whole genome shotgun sequence genome includes a region encoding these proteins:
- the LOC105056748 gene encoding glucomannan 4-beta-mannosyltransferase 1 isoform X2: MSMMMLVEKVFMGLVSLYAKVFRRRPERMYKCDPIAQDEEVATLAYPMVLVQIPMYNEKEVYKLSIGAACNLIWPDDRIIIQVLDDSTDPVVKDLVKKECEKWFKKGKNIKYETRDNRSGYKAGALKVGMKYSYVETCEYIAMFDADFQPSPDFLMRTVPFLEHNPDIALVQARWQFVNANECLMTRIQEMSMDYHFKVEQESGSSTCAFFGYNGTAGVWRIRAINDAGGWKDRTTVEDMDLAVRAGLGGWKFVYVGNVKVKSELPSTFKAYRYQQHRWACGPAVLFRKMFCDIVKAKKVSIWKKLHVIYNFFLARRIISHFVTFSFYCVVIPLSVFFPEVEIPKWGMIYVPTTITLLNSVGTPSSFHLIIFWVLFENVMSLHRCKAVLIGLLEAGRANEWIVTEKLGDMLKTKSNISVTQKIRFKFWDRFHLLELGLAVFLMICACYDCIYRQDYFFIYIFPQSITFFIMGFGYVGTIIPSQK, encoded by the exons ATGTCGATGATGATGCTCGTCGAGAAGGTCTTCATGGGCTTGGTTAGCCTATACGCGAAGGTGTTTCGCCGGAGACCGGAGAGGATGTACAAGTGTGACCCCATTGCTCAAGATGAAGAGGTTGCCACCTTAGCCTATCCCATGGTCCTCGTCCAAATTCCCATGTACAATGAGAAAGAG GTGTACAAGTTGTCCATAGGAGCTGCCTGCAATCTGATATGGCCGGATGATCGAATCATAATACAAGTGCTGGATGATTCAACTGATCCAGTGGTCAAG GACTTGGTGAAAAAGGAATGTGAAAAATGGTTCAAAAAAGGAAAGAATATAAAATACGAGACAAGGGACAACAGGAGCGGATACAAAGCCGGCGCTTTAAAAGTAGGAATGAAGTATAGCTACGTGGAGACTTGCGAGTATATTGCCATGTTTGATGCTGACTTCCAACCTTCACCGGACTTTCTCATGAGAACTGTTCCATTTCTTGAGCATAATCCTGATATTGCTCTTGTGCAAGCTCGATGGCAGTTTG TGAACGCCAATGAGTGCTTGATGACAAGAATTCAAGAGATGTCAATGGATTACCATTTCAAGGTGGAGCAGGAATCTGGGTCTTCAACATGCGCATTTTTTGGTTATAATG GGACTGCTGGAGTGTGGAGAATTCGAGCTATTAATGACGCAGGAGGTTGGAAGGATCGAACTACTGTAGAAGATATGGATTTAGCAGTTAGAGCAGGCCTTGGAGGCTGGAAATTTGTATATGTTGGTAATGTTAAG GTTAAAAGTGAATTGCCAAGCACTTTCAAGGCTTATCGTTATCAGCAACATCGTTGGGCCTGTGGGCCAGCAGTTCTATTTCGGAAAATGTTTTGTGATATTGTTAAGGCCAAG AAAGTATCTATCTGGAAAAAACTACATGTGATCTACAACTTTTTCCTCGCCCGGAGGATTATATCGCATTTTGTCACTTTCTCCTTTTATTGTGTGGTGATCCCTTTATCAGTATTCTTCCCTGAAGTTGAAATTCCAAAGTGGGGAATGATCTATGTCCCAACAACAATTACTCTTCTCAACTCAGTTGGAACTCCAAG CTCTTTCCATCTAATTATCTTCTGGGTCTTATTTGAGAATGTCATGTCCCTGCACCGATGTAAAGCTGTCCTCATTGGCTTATTAGAAGCAGGGAGAGCTAATGAATGGATTGTTACAGAAAAACTAGGAGATATGTTGAAGACAAAATCAAACATTAGTGTCACGCAAAAAATTCGATTCAAGTTCTGGGACAG ATTTCACCTCCTGGAGCTTGGGCTTGCGGTATTCCTCATGATATGTGCATGCTATGACTGTATCTACCGACAAGATTACTTTTTTATCTACATCTTCCCTCAATCCATCACATTTTTTATCATGGGCTTTGGTTATGTGGGCACCATTATCCCCAGTCAGAAATGA
- the LOC105056748 gene encoding glucomannan 4-beta-mannosyltransferase 1 isoform X1 has product MEAKSFHSLSLSIARVFELLFSSITTTFLLEQITVAWRQFRAFAVVPIVKAAVIACLIMSMMMLVEKVFMGLVSLYAKVFRRRPERMYKCDPIAQDEEVATLAYPMVLVQIPMYNEKEVYKLSIGAACNLIWPDDRIIIQVLDDSTDPVVKDLVKKECEKWFKKGKNIKYETRDNRSGYKAGALKVGMKYSYVETCEYIAMFDADFQPSPDFLMRTVPFLEHNPDIALVQARWQFVNANECLMTRIQEMSMDYHFKVEQESGSSTCAFFGYNGTAGVWRIRAINDAGGWKDRTTVEDMDLAVRAGLGGWKFVYVGNVKVKSELPSTFKAYRYQQHRWACGPAVLFRKMFCDIVKAKKVSIWKKLHVIYNFFLARRIISHFVTFSFYCVVIPLSVFFPEVEIPKWGMIYVPTTITLLNSVGTPSSFHLIIFWVLFENVMSLHRCKAVLIGLLEAGRANEWIVTEKLGDMLKTKSNISVTQKIRFKFWDRFHLLELGLAVFLMICACYDCIYRQDYFFIYIFPQSITFFIMGFGYVGTIIPSQK; this is encoded by the exons ATGGAAG CCAAGAGCTTCCACAGCCTTAGTCTTTCCATTGCCCGGGTCTTCGAGCTCCTCTTCTCGTCGATCACCACCACCTTCTTGTTGGAACAAATTACTGTGGCATGGAGGCAATTCAGGGCATTTGCCGTCGTGCCGATCGTGAAGGCCGCCGTGATTGCCTGCTTGATCATGTCGATGATGATGCTCGTCGAGAAGGTCTTCATGGGCTTGGTTAGCCTATACGCGAAGGTGTTTCGCCGGAGACCGGAGAGGATGTACAAGTGTGACCCCATTGCTCAAGATGAAGAGGTTGCCACCTTAGCCTATCCCATGGTCCTCGTCCAAATTCCCATGTACAATGAGAAAGAG GTGTACAAGTTGTCCATAGGAGCTGCCTGCAATCTGATATGGCCGGATGATCGAATCATAATACAAGTGCTGGATGATTCAACTGATCCAGTGGTCAAG GACTTGGTGAAAAAGGAATGTGAAAAATGGTTCAAAAAAGGAAAGAATATAAAATACGAGACAAGGGACAACAGGAGCGGATACAAAGCCGGCGCTTTAAAAGTAGGAATGAAGTATAGCTACGTGGAGACTTGCGAGTATATTGCCATGTTTGATGCTGACTTCCAACCTTCACCGGACTTTCTCATGAGAACTGTTCCATTTCTTGAGCATAATCCTGATATTGCTCTTGTGCAAGCTCGATGGCAGTTTG TGAACGCCAATGAGTGCTTGATGACAAGAATTCAAGAGATGTCAATGGATTACCATTTCAAGGTGGAGCAGGAATCTGGGTCTTCAACATGCGCATTTTTTGGTTATAATG GGACTGCTGGAGTGTGGAGAATTCGAGCTATTAATGACGCAGGAGGTTGGAAGGATCGAACTACTGTAGAAGATATGGATTTAGCAGTTAGAGCAGGCCTTGGAGGCTGGAAATTTGTATATGTTGGTAATGTTAAG GTTAAAAGTGAATTGCCAAGCACTTTCAAGGCTTATCGTTATCAGCAACATCGTTGGGCCTGTGGGCCAGCAGTTCTATTTCGGAAAATGTTTTGTGATATTGTTAAGGCCAAG AAAGTATCTATCTGGAAAAAACTACATGTGATCTACAACTTTTTCCTCGCCCGGAGGATTATATCGCATTTTGTCACTTTCTCCTTTTATTGTGTGGTGATCCCTTTATCAGTATTCTTCCCTGAAGTTGAAATTCCAAAGTGGGGAATGATCTATGTCCCAACAACAATTACTCTTCTCAACTCAGTTGGAACTCCAAG CTCTTTCCATCTAATTATCTTCTGGGTCTTATTTGAGAATGTCATGTCCCTGCACCGATGTAAAGCTGTCCTCATTGGCTTATTAGAAGCAGGGAGAGCTAATGAATGGATTGTTACAGAAAAACTAGGAGATATGTTGAAGACAAAATCAAACATTAGTGTCACGCAAAAAATTCGATTCAAGTTCTGGGACAG ATTTCACCTCCTGGAGCTTGGGCTTGCGGTATTCCTCATGATATGTGCATGCTATGACTGTATCTACCGACAAGATTACTTTTTTATCTACATCTTCCCTCAATCCATCACATTTTTTATCATGGGCTTTGGTTATGTGGGCACCATTATCCCCAGTCAGAAATGA